A genomic region of Raphanus sativus cultivar WK10039 chromosome 6, ASM80110v3, whole genome shotgun sequence contains the following coding sequences:
- the LOC108809834 gene encoding phytosulfokines 5 — MAKFSTFFFIIALLLCSTVANASARPTPTSVYPGEISVEKLEEGEENCEGVGEEECVLIRRTLAAHTDYIYTQNHNP; from the exons ATGGCTAAGTTTTcaactttcttcttcatcattgcTCTCCTCCTCTGCTCCACGGTAGCAAACGCATCAGCCCGGCCTACTCCTACGTCCGTTTATCCAGGAGAAATCTCCGTTGAG AAATTAGAAGAAGGAGAGGAGAACTGCGAAGGtgttggagaagaagaatgcGTCTTGATACGAAGAACTTTGGCTGCTCATACTGATTACATTTACACACAAAACCACAATCCCTAA
- the LOC108810388 gene encoding uncharacterized protein LOC108810388 gives MSLIKFISVVFFISLEIMKAKKMKKESNLAKLVKSPVRFLIMARDAYIRSMTSCSAGYIRGGGGGSGGFGLPAGNFQICEEPSTTLPRSFTLNSSTTTAATRERYRFVSDYSPVGGGEIRAVRGRPLDLRRNYSCMVMGRIDEEKACDKFEEEDLLFDKFKKRKIDRAFNVDVLF, from the coding sequence ATGtctcttataaaatttatttcagtCGTGTTTTTTATTTCACTTGAAATCATGAAAGCTAAAAAGATGAAGAAAGAGAGCAACCTAGCAAAACTGGTGAAATCTCCGGTTCGTTTCTTGATCATGGCACGTGATGCTTACATACGTAGCATGACATCATGCTCTGCCGGTTACAtccgtggtggtggtggtggctccGGCGGTTTCGGTTTGCCGGCTGGTAATTTCCAAATCTGCGAAGAACCAAGCACTACTCTCCCTCGTAGCTTCACACTAAATTCGTCCACGACGACGGCAGCGACACGTGAACGCTACCGGTTTGTATCAGATTACTCACCTGTCGGTGGAGGAGAAATTAGGGCGGTGAGAGGACGACCGTTGGATCTCCGAAGAAACTATAGCTGCATGGTGATGGGAAGGATCGATGAAGAGAAGGCTTGTGATAAGTTCGAAGAAGAGGATTTGTTATTTGACAAATTCAAGAAACGAAAAATAGATAGAGCTTTTAACGTAGATGTATTGTTTTAA
- the LOC108807810 gene encoding uncharacterized protein LOC108807810 translates to MGNCQAAEAATVLIHHLAENKVERIYWSVTASDIMSSNPGHYVGVVVTSPTLRREERSPLKQLELLRPDDTLLIGHVYRLVSFEEVLNEFARKKCVELGKLLKGGGGLELKLYCINP, encoded by the exons ATGGGGAATTGTCAAGCGGCGGAGGCAGCGACGGTTTTGATACATCACCTGGCGGAGAACAAGGTTGAGAGGATTTACTGGTCGGTGACAGCAAGCGACATTATGAGTTCCAATCCTGGTCATTACGTTGGGGTGGTGGTGACGTCGCCGACATTGAGGAGGGAGGAAAGATCTCCCTTAAAGCAGCTAGAGCTCCTTCGACCAGATGACACTTTACTCATCGGACATGTTTATCGTCTCGTCAGCTTCGAAG AGGTCTTGAACGAGTTTGCGAGGAAGAAGTGTGTGGAGCTTGGGAAGCTAttaaaaggaggaggaggacttGAGCTAAAGCTATATTGTATAAATccttaa
- the LOC108809641 gene encoding protein CYSTEINE-RICH TRANSMEMBRANE MODULE 13, with translation MYNQQQYPVGAPPPQGYPPKDAYPPTGYPPAGYPPPGYAQGYPAQGYPPPQYSQAPQQKQQVGMLEGCLAALCCCCLLDACF, from the exons atgtatAATCAACAACAATATCCTGTTGGTGCTCCTCCTCCCCAAG GGTATCCTCCTAAGGACGCTTATCCTCCCACTGGCTATCCTCCCGCCGGTTATCCACCGCCGGGATATGCTCAGGGATACCCTGCTCAAGGTTATCCTCCACCTCAATACTCTCAAGCTCCTCAACAAAAGCAACAAGTTGGTATGCTGGAAGGATG TTTGGCTGCGCTCTGCTGTTGCTGTCTCTTGGATGCTTGTTTCTGA
- the LOC130495918 gene encoding basic leucine zipper 9-like, with translation MSSILPGFLSQPEVANHVLTLETRFIPWDDGASDLLSIFDSPVCPVEVNPAVEKKNSCQILNKSHSCPDMEDKPSNLTGLNVCFPKRDEWQKKRKKSNRESARRSRMKKQRYLDDLRSQLNQLNTENREIGNQLRYVMHYCQHANMENDRLRLEHKILHEKLLNLRQALVLRQIQQSSTCATWSCVNSTVVTVHQNTSMLRDHVI, from the coding sequence atgtcttcgatttTACCAGGTTTCTTATCTCAACCGGAAGTTGCCAATCATGTACTTACATTGGAAACAAGATTCATTCCCTGGGACGACGGAGCATCAGATCTATTGTCCATCTTTGATTCACCGGTCTGTCCCGTAGAAGTGAATCCCGCTgttgagaaaaaaaactcatgtcaaattctaaacaaaagcCATTCTTGTCCTGATATGGAAGATAAACCTTCTAACCTGACCGGTTTGAACGTTTGCTTCCCTAAAAGAGACGAGTGGCAAAAGAAACGAAAAAAATCAAACCGGGAATCTGCTAGGCGGTCGAGGATGAAGAAACAAAGATACCTAGACGACTTGAGAAGCCAGCTTAATCAGCTCAATACCGAGAACCGCGAAATAGGCAACCAGCTCCGGTACGTTATGCACTATTGTCAACACGCGAATATGGAAAATGATCGTCTACGACTGGAACACAAAATTCTACATGAGAAGCTGTTAAACTTACGACAAGCTTTGGTGCTGAGGCAAATCCAGCAGAGCTCTACGTGTGCTACTTGGTCGTGCGTTAACAGTACCGTTGTAACGGTCCATCAAAATACTTCAATGCTAAGAGATCACGTAATTTGA